The segment GTGCTTGACAACCCGATCAACCAGATCATCGATTTGTTTCGTGTCGGCGACTGGACAGAAGGAAATTCCGCTCCGTAGAGACAAATTGGACAAGACGGTGTTGAAGATGGCTGTGTGCACGTCGTCGAGGCGCCAGGCTAGCTCGCTCAgtctgcaattatttttgctgttctGACCAACTAGCCTGCAAACGTAGGCGTCCAGTTCCTCCAGCTCCCAGTCGTGCCCAAGCTTTTTAAACGTTAGCTTCTGTCCAGCGCTCGTGTGTCCaaagtaaacattttttgcgttGAACCAAGAGATGAACGGGTACAGGTGGATTGAGCCTGACTTGATTGCCGGACACAGATTGGTGCCGTAGCACGCCGGacatttttcctcctctgTCAGGTCGCCGATGGAGGTGTGTTTCATCACCAGGGCGCAAACAAGCACCAGACCCAGCGCAGTGATGAAGAAGAGCCGGAAGATGAATTTCGCCCGTCGCACGTGCGGAGGAATGTACGTGTAAATTACGCTAACCATGACTAGAGATATCTGAAAAAGGGGGAAACGGTACAATCATTGACCGAAAAGTTGtcattacaattaaaaaatacagataAAATCTTACAGCTCTCGGCAATACGAAAACACAACATCTCAATCAAATAAACGAGACGAGTAAATAAGTGAGCAACAACTGCAAGTCGGTCTAATTTCGAGGTAACGTTAAAAAcgttatataatatatagaaGTCATTATTGTGTGCATTCCAAAACTTgtgatattttctttaaaaaaggctggatttttatggtaaaattattaaattttgttcagttAAGAAGAACTTCCACTAGAATAAATTGTTATAGCACTACATATTAATActatacaaattttcaattcacgtACCTTGATTTTGGCAGAAGTTGATCACAATTTTCACAGCTCttattgataatatttttagtttccaaCTCCATCGTTGTCTTTGTAAATTTCAGCTTTAGTTGGaacataatttattctctttgaAATGTTTTGGTTTGTGCTGATATTGGCACGCCCCCTCGATCAAGACGTCCCTTCTCTATGGACCTGCTCGAACCCCTCCAATTGGACTgttatagttttaaatagtttagTTAAAGGTCTAGTGCTGCTAATATCAAATCAGTGTaccttgaataaatttataattattagtttttttattactctggcttggatttttttattaattttgaaaaaaattattcagatcagaggattttcattttacaatattgataatgcttttaatttttataagctGTGCCAGCCACCGGCCTAAGCGCTCAGCAACCACCAATGTTAGTCCAATATTCGGCTGCAGCCGGATCAGCCAGTCAACGTCTAAAATTACGTGGCTATTACAATGAGATATCTAACTTTTATTGAGTTATTTGGCTTGTTTAGctgaatttttggatttacaactaaactctgctgtttgaaatgacttttttaaattaataaaaaataaggattTACTTAAATACTGTGTGTGTCAatgaaactgttttttttctcttaaaatttgattttttttcgaaagtTTTCTACACTTTTGGCTTTTTGCTTGATGGTTCCTCATCGTCTCCTTCCTCTTCTTCTTGCGTTTGGAAAATGGGATTCGGCTGCGTTCTACAACAagtatattaattaaaaccaccAAGAAAAATGGCagacatatttttactttttgtagGCAGGCGCAATCCAGTAAGGATTTTCTTCAGCCTCTTTAGCAAAACGAAGAATGGCTTCCCTCGGGTCTTGGTCATCCTCAACCCTCTTGCTGATTCCCAAGTTCCTGATGACATACGAGCTAAGAGTACCTCCGCCGGTGGCCACTCTCCCGCCTTGGCCTGTCAGATGGGTCCATGGATATTTATCAAGCGTTGCAAgattaaatcaatattattacCCTTGGCAATAAGCGGCAACTCCGGTCTTCGAGACTTGACTGGGTCCTGTCTCGCTTTTTCCATTTGCTTCTTGAGCGACTTGGGTCTGTCCTTGCGGAACAAGGGCAGCGCGTGGGGAGTAATGATTTGTTGGCCAACCGCTGTGTGCGCCTGAAAGATTGAAGAACTTTGAGAAACTTTTGTAAAGCAGGATTTGACAAGAAAGGTGACAAAAGAGAcgcgttttttatttacggAAATGACAACTTTTTCTACGCATTTTTAGCgacattaaattaagaaaattcacttttttacaattggtttatttaaaaatattgtattttatacTAAGAAACTATGGaatcttttcttttgacaaaAACCCTAAGAAAACGCGGcccatcaaatttaaatttagcatcaTGTGCCCTGCATGAGAggcctgaaaattaaataaacggcACAGTTACAAAAATAcgccacaattttttttctacagtttatattttcattttgctcacgttgtaatttttaaatcaataaatgttGTGAAAAACGGTGTTCGCGTCCAGAGCCTCCctaatcaagatttatttattcaagccTATTAAAAGTACCTAAAGAGgaacttcaaattaattttaaaagcatccctttaaaatttaaccgtAAATTAACAAGTCATTATCATGTCTAGCCTACactttttcagaattttgccgtaaattgtagaaaaaatgcatttattatcTATCCATAGGGGGACAACAGGAAAAACAGGAATTTCTGTCAGtctttttttctacaaatagAAGtagagtttaaataaaaaagaagacgTGGAAAACACAATATTGCCAACCCTGTTTTATAgtaatatttaagaaatttctttCGGCATACCTCTCTAACTTTCCTTCTTGTCTTATTTGCGCAGAGCATGGCGCCCCTGAAGCTTTTCTTGTCATCGTAATATGCCTTGATAATGCCATTGCCGCAGCTGACCAGCAGCTGGTTCAACTTTTGGTGCCACACAGATCGAACCAcatgctgaaataaaaaaaaacaataacgGAAGTAAATAAGTGACAGTAAGGGCCTCACCGAATTTGTGACAACCAGCTCATGTACTTTTTCAAAAGTGTTTTTATCATAGAACATGAGTTTGCCCTCAGTTTCTCCTTTCCGCATGGATACGCCAGTCATAACCATTGAGTCGTTTGGACTAAATGAGCATTCTGTCCTGTGAGACAAAAGATAATATTTAGTTTCATAAACACCATAGCGAAAAGCATTTTCTCTTGAACACTTACGTTGAATATCTAGAAAACAGATTTTCCGCTACATGCACAGGCTTTTTGAAGGCCCTCAAATCCCAGAGCTTGAGGGTTTCGTCACCACCTCTGGTAGCGAGCATCTGTTCTCCATACGAGAAAGTGATGCACGATGTTTCAGTCTGGCTTTCGTGCGCCTTTCTAACCACCTTGGCAGTGTTGACCTGCAATTAAATAAGTaacgtttattttaaatccaagcCATAATTAAATCTTACAAAAGCTTTTCTGTGGTCCCACATGAGGATCGAGCCATCAAAACAAACGCAGGCCACCAGATTTCCATCACGGCTGTATGCACAACATGTTGGATTGGTTTTCAGTCCAGTCTGCGACCGGCATTTGATCACGTTGATTTGCGTTTTCTTGTTCCACATGTCCCACAGTCGAAGGGTGCTGggaataaatcatattttacgataaaactttcaatattgattttattacttACAATATTtgagagattaaaaattaccacAATTTAggcaaaaattttgataataagtTCTTGCACtgcccgcataaaaaaatataacccaggaatatccggaataatcttagattaatcaaaatttacccgaaaaaattaatccaaaaaaatgatccaggattaatcctgtattaattgagattaatctatgaatgtttaagatcaatctagagattaatctaaaaaaatatcctcagattattctttagatcattctgagattaatctaaaaaattaatttatagaattttcctGGAATTAATTCAGATTAACCTTAGAATGTTCTAaagtcaatctagagattaatctacaAGAACATCCCTAgaataatcccaaaggggaaatttgaatatagttaatagaatatccccagattattccatggatcattctgagattaattcaaaatatttttttaatgttcctagaatattctttaaaaaaccctaaaagagaagaacttagatatttttcttacaattaaaaacacaaaattaaatatgaaacataatttaatcaagaaaattaactgccatattgttaaataatatcacaaaaatatttttctgggaaatattttttaattaagtcgataattaaattttaatattaaaacctaaACCTTTTTCGCATTAtctaatacaaaattatgatgccttttttcaaagaagctgcccagattaaaaaaggtaaaaaatcataaattcgattgaataaattaatttcttaacacaaggagtcttaattaatgctaccgacaaacgggcaaatttgtaaattaaggTCAGAAGaccaaaaaagggttaaaagggcgattttagtgtgcgcgtggtagcggcggctgcacatgcatgcacgcacttgcatggaatgcctgctgcctgcctctgttgtggagcgggggaggggcgacggCCGGTGGCAGCAGGActggcgagcagcagcagcaagagacttacaaaatcctgcctcgctctctttgtctaacgcgtcaacggtcaaccgccgttcaaatcaaagttattaacggacgcaggacgccggacgccgccagtatgggacaacacggacgtcccgcggactcggacggatggcctggatcttgcggttaacagggtaagtcccattttatatattagcgtccaaagaaattagaacagatcgcgcaactttgaaatccaacggttttatggtaaaattacacttttcgccgctacttgtacggttttcgccaccaatattttgatatgggatcctCTCCAGTCCTtaatgttcttaattagaaCCCCGTAATtaagtttgggtggcggaaactgtaaatcggtgatgaaaaatataatttttccatgtaaatcgCGGTCGCATTTTTTGTACGCTTACgagaatatttattacacattctgattcaattggcttcgcatggcaaatggaaaaatattatgcatgaaCTTGACATACTTctaccttccattttccaagcacagctaattgaaaaaagcttttatttatttttttctacgagtcgctccctttttttagcttcaagccaTCCGCAGCTATTTTGCACGACGGGAAAAGATACAATCGTttaagttctgcagtttgggcttcaagattggcggtgctggcatcgaatgagagaaaattttgtacctgatatgattaaaaacaaataaattttaaaaatttaactgaataagtttgtaattatttaaataattcccaatTATATCGCAGTAATAGTAAtaacagattttgaaatattctaggaacaatctgagggtaattttaagaataatttagggataatttttgtcacaatctatgttaaccttaaaatgatattagaaTAACCTAAGAACATTCTAAGATTGTCCTCAAAGAATAATACAAAGTTaagatttgatacgctaaatattaatcccagatcaatccaaagattaatccataagtatattctgagaatgttctaggatcattctttagagctttttgaaacaaaccccggcagaataatcctggaacattctaaggatattctcttaaattaatctacagattaatccagtatcacgaaaaaccgtatcataagttcatatataattaattttttagattaatcctgggcgaagtcggtttattcttagaacattctcaggcgatatttttttatgcgggtgtttttaataatgaaattttaattttgaatgttaGTGAATAGGCTGCCAGTTGGAGCCAAAACAtgtcgaaaaaaattaagtctcaacttttaaatatctaaatcAAGTCTGCTTAATTAAGAATAATATATGTCAATGCtggaattctatttttaatcagattatgagtatattccaaattttatttctttcccaCGATGGCTAAATCAGTGGCTACCAATGTCACTTGAAAAATCCgttcagtttttaattaaaaaaaaagcatGAAAAACATGTATCCAATCATAGAAACAGTCACTGTCAAAATTGATCAGTTACCTGTCTTCAGCAGCGGTCATGAATTCTTCTCTGATCCTTGGGTGCCAAGCACCACAGGTCAGGGAGGCTACGTGACCCTTAGTATTAGCCATGTCAGTGATGTACATGTCTCCTTTGACATATTCTGCTTTTTCAAAGCCATCTCTGTCCAAAATTTTAGCTTGGGAACTACCCGAAATAATGAGAACCAGGTCGCCGGTCATCGAGTactgcacattttttattggatgGCTGCATTTGTAAtagtattaataaaaaaaaacaagcaaaattggaataattacTTTTCACAAGGGGTGAGCGTGCGGAAGCTTTGACACGTTGAGTCCATGCCCTGGAAATCCCAGAATTTGACTTCGTAGTCGATTGAGCCTGTGGCCATTCTAGCTCCAGCCGGATCAACAGCAAGGGCCAAGACAGCTTTTGATCCATGCACCATGTGGACTTCGTGGGATGCAGGAACTTTGCTTGCCTGACTTTcctaataaaatcaaatcaatgtAGGGGaagggatttaaaaaatgaaagataCCCACCGACTCCTCGTCTTCAGACTCACTATCTTCATCATCTGAGTCTTTTTTAGGAGGTAGAGGACCTATTACGACATCGTCATCGCTGTCATCCTCTTCATTTTTCGGAACTTTAGTAACTGCTGCAGCCAATTCTTTAGGAATTGGAGGTCCGATAAAATCGTCATCGTCGCTCTCATTCTTTTCCTCGTCCAATTTCAGAGGAGCCAGTTTTTcagctataaaattaaattatattcaatttcaaaaacttcacacaattttaatgcattaaATTGCAATCCATACCAACAGAGTGTTTATCTTGGACCTTCTTTTTGGCCTGCGCAACCATTTCCTCCAGGTTGAAttgctttgctttttttcCAAAGCCACTGAAACCCATGACTTTTTCCATTCCATCCAATTCTTCCTGTGCCGCCTGTGCCGAGCTGCTTGCCTGCTGGGAAGCTGAAAATTTGCCAAAGCCCCCAGTTTCTGATAGGTCATCCTGTGCCGTAGACGAGGTAGCAACTTCTGcaggcgctgctgctgctggactgGGCCCGATGCTGAATTTAATCTTTCCAAACTGGATTCCCTTTCCTTTCTTATCCATTTTTAAAGAGGTGAGTGACACTGCTGAAATCCACGATGtatgaaatcattaaaaactcctcattcagtttaaaattgagGTGACGAGCCGAACTCAAACCCACTGTtacattatatatttaaatcatgtTAAACTGTTAAAATGTAGTATGATAGATATCAAATAAGTCTAATATCTGTTCtgccataaaaaatatgtatgtagaACTCACCGTACTGGTTATGATTTCATGCAGATTGACAATATTACCATCAACTTTgcctttatatttttgaatgatttatttgtttgtttacatacCTTAACCTTTAACCACGCCCCCTTCCTTCGCACACTGACGCTGGCGGAGAATATAAAAACTAACAAGGAGGGATGGTCTTGTTGTTGGCGCCGCGCGGCATTAGCGGTTTGTTTTCGCACGTGAAactatcaataaaaatctt is part of the Cloeon dipterum chromosome 1, ieCloDipt1.1, whole genome shotgun sequence genome and harbors:
- the LOC135934342 gene encoding gastrulation defective protein 1 homolog — translated: MDKKGKGIQFGKIKFSIGPSPAAAAPAEVATSSTAQDDLSETGGFGKFSASQQASSSAQAAQEELDGMEKVMGFSGFGKKAKQFNLEEMVAQAKKKVQDKHSVAEKLAPLKLDEEKNESDDDDFIGPPIPKELAAAVTKVPKNEEDDSDDDVVIGPLPPKKDSDDEDSESEDEESESQASKVPASHEVHMVHGSKAVLALAVDPAGARMATGSIDYEVKFWDFQGMDSTCQSFRTLTPCENHPIKNVQYSMTGDLVLIISGSSQAKILDRDGFEKAEYVKGDMYITDMANTKGHVASLTCGAWHPRIREEFMTAAEDSTLRLWDMWNKKTQINVIKCRSQTGLKTNPTCCAYSRDGNLVACVCFDGSILMWDHRKAFVNTAKVVRKAHESQTETSCITFSYGEQMLATRGGDETLKLWDLRAFKKPVHVAENLFSRYSTTECSFSPNDSMVMTGVSMRKGETEGKLMFYDKNTFEKVHELVVTNSHVVRSVWHQKLNQLLVSCGNGIIKAYYDDKKSFRGAMLCANKTRRKVREAHTAVGQQIITPHALPLFRKDRPKSLKKQMEKARQDPVKSRRPELPLIAKGQGGRVATGGGTLSSYVIRNLGISKRVEDDQDPREAILRFAKEAEENPYWIAPAYKKTQPNPIFQTQEEEEGDDEEPSSKKPKV